The genomic stretch AATGCCCGGCTGAACAGCATGCTGCAAACAGTTCCTTCAATGGCCAGAGGCTCTTTTTCAAGGCCGTACTCTGCCAGCAGCTTTCCAATAGTATCGACGACGATCAGGACAGTGATGTGGTCCTCATTGTCTGCCACGATCTTTACCGGAGGGAATGAAGGCCTCACCCGCCCTTTCATCCACGGCATGCGTCGTTCTGTCTCTGAAGGGGTCCCGCCGCCGAACAGGATCGGCTCGCCATTGCGCGGCAGGAAAGCGCATTGTATCTCAGCCGGACGCATGGGGGTGGTCACATAGTAAGATGTCAAGTAACGGATATTGGCCTCATCCCAGGTGATGATCGCTCCGGCTCCGGACGCATTCAACTCTGCCGTGGCTTTCTGGAGCCGCTCCTTCCTCAAGCGGTCATAGTTGACCCGTTCTTCATAATCCACGGCGTATTTTCCAAGTGCCATGGCGGTTCCTCCTTTCTAAAGGTCTGTAACTTGCTATCATACCAATGAA from Deltaproteobacteria bacterium encodes the following:
- a CDS encoding aminopeptidase P family protein, with the protein product MALGKYAVDYEERVNYDRLRKERLQKATAELNASGAGAIITWDEANIRYLTSYYVTTPMRPAEIQCAFLPRNGEPILFGGGTPSETERRMPWMKGRVRPSFPPVKIVADNEDHITVLIVVDTIGKLLAEYGLEKEPLAIEGTVCSMLFSRAFEKAGIKTVHGKPIMDKARMIKTRDEIELMRITCGNTESAFAAIVDAIRPGIRECDLVGIGIKALYEEGADHTEDLVCMSGYNTNPYGWSFTDKPLRPGDLVYIDVDGNSYQGYKSCVYRTFCCGKATQEQKDLYQECYEMLYGG